One Romeriopsis navalis LEGE 11480 DNA window includes the following coding sequences:
- a CDS encoding lipoate--protein ligase family protein, whose protein sequence is MPQPWRLIPLMHGSGELNMAIDRWLLDRHVQGSHPPTLRFYTWEPLAISLGYHQKQYPAHWPQLTWQGQSIDLVKRPTGGRAVLHQGDLTYAVIASGLSAKRRESYEQICQFLIQGWKTLGVELLYGGAGRGYIHNPNCFGTATAADLVMPDGAKFIGSAQLHRDGAILQHGSMQLAQDANLFEQVFGEVSLMPKLPKHLAQDHAVMIDALTQAAVECFDAEFSIEPLTEQEIQTISSLYITNT, encoded by the coding sequence ATGCCTCAGCCTTGGCGACTGATTCCCTTGATGCATGGGAGTGGTGAGTTAAATATGGCGATCGACCGTTGGTTACTCGATCGGCATGTTCAAGGATCGCATCCTCCTACCCTGCGGTTTTACACCTGGGAACCGCTGGCAATTTCCCTCGGCTATCACCAAAAGCAATATCCTGCGCATTGGCCGCAGCTCACTTGGCAGGGACAATCGATCGATTTAGTCAAACGGCCCACGGGTGGACGGGCGGTGCTGCATCAGGGTGATTTAACCTATGCGGTGATCGCTTCGGGATTAAGTGCTAAGCGACGCGAGAGCTATGAGCAGATTTGTCAGTTTTTAATCCAGGGCTGGAAAACCTTGGGCGTGGAGCTACTTTACGGTGGTGCGGGTCGCGGGTATATCCACAATCCCAATTGCTTTGGTACTGCGACGGCAGCAGATTTAGTTATGCCGGATGGGGCGAAGTTTATCGGTTCGGCCCAACTTCACCGAGACGGGGCAATTTTGCAACATGGTTCAATGCAGTTAGCTCAGGATGCAAATTTGTTTGAGCAGGTGTTTGGTGAAGTAAGTCTGATGCCAAAGTTGCCAAAGCATTTAGCGCAGGACCATGCCGTGATGATTGATGCGTTAACTCAAGCGGCTGTGGAGTGCTTTGATGCAGAATTTTCGATCGAGCCTTTAACGGAACAAGAGATTCAGACCATTTCGAGTTTGTACATCACCAATACTTAG
- a CDS encoding CHRD domain-containing protein: MTDTILLDSQLSADQEVQGGGNPNASGTSRLSLNASGDALNYELNVSGLDFGQFIGDGTAQTADESDDVTRIHLHSAPRGANGGVAFGLIDLVAPQFNGQDNDDLQIQQNADGSVTLTGSWELSDPATLSLREFVDGIRDAGSAADVPLYWNVHSNGSPGGAIRGQLQNNDPINVTIDGLQTETVTLGKNDSLNVNSGGQLRVDGTAVAVERDATNVNVIVNNGAAVAGSFNGIHVSNGGIAEANITNRGTISSDSRAINLGGNRNHLSNSGNILGTGNPRDGVIYGDQTANAINIENRRGGLIDVGAGNQGDAISLELGANVTGSIYNAGRIQGRGASSAATNSESSAIRLYWGNQTGEPISTLKGNIVNTGKLLAEAGSGILIESQTVLNGEIRNSGLIQGDFRGINFANGGTSSGTVINQRGGVIQSDSRAINIGGNNITIDNAGRIRTLDNPSDGVIYGDQTATSFTINNQRSGRIDVGAGNQGDAISLELGENVTGSIYNAGVIAGRGAVSDNTNSQSSAIRLYWGNQTGEPVSVFQGNIENARSGRLTSEQGATILIEDQTQLDGQIINQGLIRGGTYDAGRLAIDARNAEGSVNLLNGGRIQGDVLLSVGNDVFDNTHGRTNGNVLGGDGNDILRGGRRGDNLFGEAGDDILSGGRGRNILEGGIGSDTLFAGRGRDTFVFGGDIFTDAAHDTDVIRGFGRSDTLDLDGYAAAGGTVKSFSLGHTDDGLSLNIGLSSGDAVSVTGNIFSAFQQARQYT, translated from the coding sequence ATGACCGACACCATTTTGCTCGATTCACAACTTTCCGCTGACCAAGAAGTGCAAGGGGGTGGCAACCCCAACGCCAGCGGCACATCAAGACTTTCGCTCAATGCCAGCGGCGATGCCCTCAACTATGAACTCAACGTTTCCGGCCTCGATTTTGGCCAGTTTATTGGGGATGGCACCGCCCAAACGGCTGATGAGAGCGATGATGTGACCCGAATTCATTTGCACAGTGCGCCGCGTGGAGCCAATGGTGGCGTGGCGTTTGGTTTGATTGACCTAGTTGCGCCTCAGTTTAATGGTCAAGACAATGATGATTTACAGATTCAGCAAAATGCCGATGGTTCAGTGACGCTGACAGGTAGCTGGGAACTCAGCGATCCAGCCACGCTGTCGCTCAGGGAATTTGTTGATGGGATTCGCGATGCTGGCAGTGCCGCCGATGTGCCCCTCTATTGGAATGTCCACAGCAATGGTTCTCCCGGTGGGGCAATTCGTGGTCAACTGCAAAATAATGACCCGATCAATGTGACGATCGATGGTCTCCAAACTGAAACCGTCACCCTGGGTAAAAATGACTCACTCAATGTAAATAGCGGTGGGCAACTGCGGGTTGATGGCACGGCAGTGGCGGTGGAACGCGATGCGACGAACGTCAACGTTATTGTGAATAATGGCGCAGCTGTCGCTGGTAGTTTCAATGGAATTCATGTCAGCAATGGCGGCATTGCCGAAGCGAATATTACTAACCGTGGCACCATTAGCAGCGATAGTCGGGCGATTAACCTAGGCGGTAATCGCAATCACCTTTCCAACTCCGGCAATATCTTGGGGACGGGAAATCCCCGCGATGGTGTGATTTATGGGGACCAGACGGCGAATGCCATCAACATCGAAAACCGTCGCGGCGGTTTGATCGACGTGGGTGCAGGCAACCAGGGTGACGCCATTTCTCTAGAGTTAGGCGCAAATGTCACCGGCTCAATCTACAACGCCGGTAGGATTCAAGGTCGGGGAGCCAGCAGCGCCGCCACAAATAGCGAATCTTCCGCGATTCGGCTCTACTGGGGCAACCAAACCGGCGAACCGATTTCGACCCTCAAAGGTAATATCGTCAATACGGGTAAACTCCTGGCCGAAGCCGGTTCCGGCATCTTGATCGAAAGTCAAACGGTCCTGAACGGCGAAATTCGCAACAGTGGCTTAATCCAAGGTGACTTCCGGGGCATCAACTTTGCGAACGGGGGCACATCTTCTGGCACCGTGATCAACCAACGCGGTGGCGTCATCCAAAGCGATTCCCGTGCGATTAATATCGGTGGTAACAACATCACGATTGATAATGCCGGTCGCATCCGTACCCTAGACAATCCATCCGATGGGGTAATTTACGGCGATCAAACGGCCACCTCCTTCACGATCAACAACCAGCGCAGTGGCCGGATTGATGTCGGTGCGGGTAACCAAGGCGATGCGATTTCCCTGGAGCTAGGGGAAAATGTCACCGGGTCGATTTATAACGCGGGGGTAATCGCCGGTCGGGGTGCCGTGAGCGACAACACCAACAGTCAATCCTCCGCAATTCGGCTCTACTGGGGGAATCAAACCGGCGAACCCGTCTCGGTTTTCCAAGGCAATATCGAGAATGCGCGATCGGGTCGTCTCACATCGGAACAGGGCGCAACCATCCTGATTGAAGACCAGACCCAGCTCGATGGCCAAATCATTAACCAGGGTTTGATTCGTGGGGGCACCTATGACGCTGGAAGATTGGCGATCGATGCCCGCAACGCTGAGGGCAGTGTGAATCTGCTCAATGGGGGTCGGATTCAAGGGGATGTCCTACTCAGCGTGGGGAATGATGTTTTCGACAACACTCATGGCCGCACCAACGGCAACGTTCTGGGTGGTGACGGCAACGACATCCTGCGCGGTGGCCGCCGTGGCGATAACTTGTTCGGCGAAGCCGGTGATGACATCTTGAGTGGTGGTCGTGGCCGCAACATCCTCGAAGGCGGCATCGGTTCGGATACGCTGTTTGCTGGTCGCGGTCGCGATACCTTTGTCTTCGGTGGTGACATCTTCACCGACGCGGCTCATGATACCGATGTGATTCGGGGCTTTGGCCGCAGCGATACGTTGGATCTAGATGGCTACGCGGCAGCGGGCGGGACGGTCAAATCCTTCAGTCTCGGCCATACTGATGATGGTTTGAGCCTGAATATTGGTCTCAGTAGCGGTGATGCCGTATCGGTGACGGGCAATATCTTCTCGGCCTTCCAGCAGGCACGTCAATACACGTAA
- a CDS encoding response regulator — translation MLDVREFKPMVALPNPIRVLLVDDEDIVRYGLKMVAQCKTSQCDVSIEIVGEASTGKAAIAQAERLQPDVILMDIQMPEMDGIEATSQICQMQPAAKVLILTTHSDDRHLLAAMQQGAIGYLLKNTPPEDFIQMIQATHKGYMQISPGLGAKLLQQLQFPAIQRQPEQAKTVTPREQEVVQLIAKGATNREIARFLHITEKTVKNHVSSILSRLDLRDRTQIAIWANNAGLELVHS, via the coding sequence ATGCTCGATGTGCGGGAATTCAAGCCGATGGTTGCCTTGCCTAATCCGATTCGTGTGTTGCTCGTCGATGATGAAGACATCGTGCGCTATGGCCTGAAGATGGTGGCCCAGTGTAAGACATCCCAGTGTGATGTCTCGATCGAGATTGTCGGTGAGGCCAGTACGGGCAAAGCGGCGATCGCGCAAGCAGAGCGGTTGCAACCCGATGTGATTCTGATGGATATTCAGATGCCGGAAATGGATGGGATTGAGGCCACCAGTCAGATTTGCCAAATGCAACCGGCGGCGAAGGTATTGATTCTGACCACGCACAGCGACGATCGACATTTACTGGCGGCGATGCAACAGGGCGCGATCGGCTATTTGCTGAAAAATACGCCCCCGGAAGACTTTATCCAAATGATCCAAGCGACACACAAAGGCTATATGCAGATCAGTCCGGGCCTCGGGGCAAAACTACTGCAACAATTACAATTCCCCGCGATTCAACGCCAGCCAGAGCAAGCAAAAACCGTAACACCCCGTGAGCAAGAAGTTGTACAGCTCATTGCCAAAGGCGCAACCAACCGCGAGATTGCCCGGTTCTTGCACATCACCGAAAAAACCGTAAAAAACCACGTCAGCAGTATTTTGAGTCGCTTGGATTTGCGCGATCGCACCCAGATTGCGATCTGGGCCAATAATGCCGGTCTGGAATTAGTCCATTCCTAA
- a CDS encoding ATP-binding protein, whose protein sequence is MSYPHQPKSAWKLGPKFSLCLVLIFLLSSIVTLGMLSQHLNHQAEQVVKERAEILLTAAQAARNYTQTTIQPLLESYSESADAFIEASVPNFAARKIFADFRQQDPEFQDFSYKEATPNPTNPEDRSDAFETQIFKQLQLDPKVLSGYRTVEQKQQFYIARPIVMRDAQCLACHSQPSRAPKQLLKMYPDAGGFGWQLNDVVAAQMVYVPVDRILAQGRNNLLAAAQILSSIFAALFVMINLLLWRMVIRPLKTLTDIATKISRGVALQSPPDRNLLRLTMRQDEPGQLARASQYMLYVLGRREQDLQQAVQERTASLEQEMRDRQTAQDAVQTYAHAINHDLRNLTMGISSLVQGVLFARSFDTSTADSAQPISVEPTALNLIQTSCVRQLNLMDSLFEVKSADVWAIELMREPVNLHQLTVELQATYQGKLLGTAATITNQIAADLPIVQADVSQLQRVFDNLVDNALKYNANEVEIRFSATVDDAMVRCCVIDNGMGIPAEKRQTIFEMYVRGATEQTVSGHGLGLYICRKIIEAHGGAMGVTDGVAGGAEFWFTLPL, encoded by the coding sequence ATGAGCTATCCCCACCAACCCAAATCAGCCTGGAAACTCGGCCCCAAATTTAGTTTGTGCTTAGTTTTGATTTTCCTTCTGAGTAGCATCGTCACCTTGGGGATGCTATCCCAGCATCTCAATCATCAGGCTGAACAAGTGGTCAAGGAACGGGCCGAAATTTTGTTAACCGCCGCACAGGCAGCTCGCAACTATACCCAAACCACGATTCAACCACTGCTGGAGAGTTATAGCGAATCTGCGGATGCGTTTATTGAAGCCAGTGTGCCCAACTTCGCTGCCCGCAAAATCTTTGCCGATTTTCGCCAGCAAGATCCGGAATTCCAAGACTTCTCCTACAAGGAAGCCACGCCAAATCCCACCAATCCGGAGGATCGATCGGACGCCTTTGAAACTCAGATCTTTAAACAGCTACAGCTCGATCCAAAAGTGCTTTCGGGGTATCGCACGGTTGAGCAAAAACAGCAATTTTATATTGCCCGCCCGATCGTCATGCGGGACGCTCAGTGTTTGGCCTGTCATAGTCAGCCAAGCCGTGCGCCAAAGCAGCTATTAAAAATGTATCCCGATGCGGGGGGATTCGGTTGGCAACTCAATGATGTGGTCGCTGCACAAATGGTTTATGTCCCGGTCGATCGAATTTTGGCCCAAGGACGGAATAATCTGCTGGCCGCTGCCCAGATTCTCTCTAGCATTTTTGCGGCGCTATTTGTCATGATCAATCTGTTGCTGTGGCGTATGGTAATTCGCCCGCTGAAAACGCTGACTGATATTGCCACCAAAATTAGTCGTGGCGTCGCGCTGCAATCACCCCCGGATCGCAACTTACTGCGCTTAACGATGCGGCAAGACGAACCAGGGCAACTGGCGCGAGCTTCGCAGTATATGCTGTATGTTTTGGGTCGGCGGGAGCAAGATCTGCAACAAGCCGTCCAGGAACGCACCGCCTCCCTAGAACAGGAAATGCGCGATCGCCAAACCGCCCAAGATGCGGTGCAAACCTATGCCCATGCGATTAACCATGACCTGCGAAATCTGACGATGGGTATCTCGAGCCTCGTGCAGGGTGTGTTATTCGCACGATCGTTCGACACCTCAACAGCCGATTCAGCGCAGCCCATCAGTGTCGAACCAACGGCGCTAAATCTGATTCAAACCAGTTGTGTCCGCCAACTGAACTTGATGGATTCACTGTTTGAAGTTAAGTCGGCAGATGTGTGGGCGATCGAACTCATGCGGGAGCCCGTGAATCTGCATCAGCTCACCGTTGAACTCCAGGCCACCTACCAAGGAAAACTTCTGGGCACTGCGGCCACTATCACGAACCAAATTGCGGCGGATTTACCGATCGTCCAAGCGGATGTTAGCCAGCTCCAGCGGGTATTTGACAACCTCGTTGATAATGCCTTGAAATATAATGCGAATGAAGTTGAGATTCGATTTTCTGCCACAGTTGATGATGCAATGGTCCGTTGTTGCGTGATAGATAATGGTATGGGGATACCGGCAGAAAAACGTCAAACTATCTTTGAAATGTATGTGCGCGGAGCAACGGAGCAAACTGTTTCAGGGCATGGCCTCGGTCTCTACATTTGCCGCAAAATCATCGAGGCGCATGGCGGTGCAATGGGCGTTACGGATGGTGTTGCGGGGGGAGCCGAATTCTGGTTTACGTTGCCGCTATGA
- a CDS encoding ABC transporter substrate-binding protein: MKSALAIILEIGEGEFDRGFPFRLRVLDQQKLLGAFDGRLPPAPGLATAYEQWKGLYDSLGMTSLISVTPAQVTNVSVADQCQAAAARLKQAINAWLNHSDLRSIERKLLRTLPQAESLRFFIQTQHPYLQRLPWQVWDLLEECYPDTEVILSAAYEPTHQKFTLPVRILAIEGDTAGTQAELNLAPIEAIPGTQITLIKQPDAATLRQNLWDKNWDILFFMGHSRSVETGGEIVLNATETLSLEMLHDALRNAVRNGLKLAIFNSCDGVGIAQKLADLKIPYTIVMREQVPDTIAQSFLKTFLQSFARGSSLRDAVHLARCQLREKHLEFPFAAWLPVIYQNPAAPEITYPKSRPWQRWRLLAGCVGVAFATTSIFALQNHLSQQAQLTQEYERRTSAGEDLLTRRRTQEKSQAIAAFAAANYPLAIQKFQQSLKLDPYDAETLIYLNNANARNSGKPLYRVALGVPIDRNPNIAQEMMGGTAHSQAQINQQSDHAFAIEIVIANDENNPKIVQNIATRLTHDSRIVAVIGHNSSNATIPALSIYNQKKLVMITPTSFSGKISGQGPYTFQMVPDIRMISRTLVNHALKRYANRTIAICADSASRDNQDYPNHFASQIRQENPNAKLIVDRCDLYESGFDPKAKLAELQQAGAEVLLLAPHIDRISRAIAAAKAAKLRQMPLLGSATFYTSQTLKEGNRDLLGMVIAVPWLPNAKDGFSTTARKQLGQVTWRIALSYDALQTIHAGLTFRPTDSTTLTGSKLTPREKIHQALNHPKFETQGITGFVKFDLDENRHGDRVKTPQLLQLTEVKAVAEAPYGVNFMPIP, translated from the coding sequence ATGAAATCAGCACTAGCAATTATTTTAGAAATTGGTGAAGGTGAGTTTGATCGGGGTTTTCCGTTTCGACTGCGAGTGCTTGATCAACAAAAGCTACTGGGAGCCTTTGATGGGCGTTTACCACCAGCCCCGGGCTTAGCAACAGCCTACGAACAGTGGAAAGGGTTATACGATTCCCTGGGCATGACCAGTTTGATTAGCGTTACACCGGCACAGGTCACAAATGTTTCTGTCGCCGATCAATGCCAAGCCGCCGCGGCCAGACTCAAGCAAGCAATCAATGCCTGGCTGAATCACTCGGACCTGCGATCGATCGAGCGTAAATTGCTGCGCACATTACCCCAAGCAGAATCCCTGCGATTTTTTATTCAGACCCAGCATCCCTATCTCCAACGCTTGCCGTGGCAGGTGTGGGACTTACTGGAAGAATGCTATCCCGATACTGAAGTCATTCTCAGTGCCGCTTACGAACCGACCCACCAAAAGTTCACTTTACCCGTGCGGATTCTGGCGATCGAAGGCGATACCGCCGGGACGCAAGCTGAGCTAAACTTAGCACCGATCGAAGCAATTCCTGGCACCCAAATCACCCTAATTAAACAGCCCGACGCGGCGACGTTACGCCAAAATCTTTGGGACAAAAACTGGGATATTTTATTTTTTATGGGCCATAGTCGCAGTGTGGAGACTGGCGGCGAAATTGTCTTAAATGCAACGGAAACATTATCGCTAGAGATGTTACATGATGCGCTGCGGAATGCCGTGCGGAATGGGCTCAAACTAGCCATCTTTAATTCCTGTGATGGCGTGGGAATTGCCCAAAAGCTGGCGGATCTGAAAATCCCCTACACGATCGTCATGCGGGAGCAAGTGCCCGATACGATCGCCCAGAGCTTTCTCAAAACCTTTTTGCAATCCTTTGCGCGGGGTAGTTCGCTGCGTGACGCCGTGCATTTAGCCCGCTGCCAACTGCGGGAAAAACATCTGGAGTTTCCCTTTGCCGCTTGGCTACCGGTAATTTACCAAAATCCCGCAGCACCAGAGATTACCTATCCCAAGTCACGTCCCTGGCAGCGATGGCGTCTGCTCGCTGGTTGTGTTGGTGTCGCGTTCGCCACCACTAGCATTTTTGCGCTTCAGAACCATCTCTCGCAACAGGCCCAACTCACACAGGAATACGAACGCCGCACCAGTGCAGGCGAAGACTTACTGACACGCCGCCGTACTCAGGAAAAAAGTCAAGCAATCGCCGCCTTTGCCGCTGCCAACTACCCATTGGCGATCCAGAAATTCCAGCAATCGTTGAAGCTTGATCCCTACGACGCCGAAACGCTAATTTATCTAAACAACGCCAACGCTCGCAACAGCGGTAAACCACTCTACCGCGTTGCCCTCGGCGTCCCCATCGATCGCAATCCCAATATTGCCCAGGAAATGATGGGTGGTACGGCTCACTCACAGGCGCAAATTAACCAACAATCAGATCATGCGTTCGCAATCGAAATCGTGATCGCGAATGATGAGAATAATCCTAAGATTGTCCAAAACATTGCCACGCGCCTCACGCATGACTCCCGTATCGTGGCGGTTATTGGGCATAATTCCAGCAATGCGACAATCCCCGCACTGTCAATTTACAACCAGAAAAAGCTGGTGATGATTACCCCCACCAGTTTCTCCGGCAAGATTTCGGGACAAGGGCCATATACCTTTCAGATGGTGCCAGATATTCGGATGATTTCCCGCACCCTCGTCAATCATGCTCTGAAACGCTACGCTAACCGAACGATCGCCATCTGTGCCGACTCTGCCTCCCGCGACAACCAAGACTATCCCAACCACTTTGCTAGTCAAATTCGCCAGGAAAATCCCAACGCCAAATTAATTGTTGATCGCTGTGACCTCTACGAATCCGGATTTGACCCCAAGGCCAAACTTGCTGAACTGCAGCAAGCTGGGGCTGAGGTGCTCTTACTCGCGCCTCATATTGATCGAATTAGCCGGGCGATCGCTGCCGCAAAAGCCGCAAAACTCAGACAAATGCCGTTACTGGGTAGCGCCACTTTCTATACATCGCAGACGCTCAAAGAAGGCAATCGTGACCTGCTTGGCATGGTAATCGCCGTGCCCTGGTTACCCAATGCCAAAGATGGGTTTAGTACCACCGCCAGAAAACAGCTCGGACAAGTCACCTGGCGTATCGCCCTATCCTACGACGCCTTACAAACCATCCACGCCGGATTAACCTTTCGGCCCACCGACTCAACAACGTTAACAGGATCAAAGCTGACGCCGCGCGAAAAAATCCACCAGGCCCTCAACCATCCAAAATTCGAGACCCAAGGGATTACCGGTTTTGTCAAATTTGACCTGGATGAAAACCGCCATGGCGATCGGGTTAAAACACCACAGTTATTACAATTGACTGAGGTAAAAGCGGTAGCTGAGGCGCCCTATGGCGTCAACTTTATGCCAATACCGTAA
- a CDS encoding DUF1822 family protein: MLIDTAIAIPLTHSDRQQATDFSQGQVTPARQLQVYRNTLAVCAVNIYLQWMGVKPDLERSYSHRDHDRFALNVADLYLPGIGRFECRPIAPGATYCDIPPEVQNNRCGYIAVEIEAEAQEAKLLGFLSPAQINLANDQVPLRSFQSLDTFLEALEPRWVKLENWIQQEFEQQWQAIQDFTGPQSQLAFMGTEAHAMSIPVTPQDVPLELLTQLNAAQDDETRWRIIEQIWTIAPDHPATGVRRISDLGFYLDGASVALMVAILPKSNQEYALLVRLYPMQNALLPEGLHLSGLYETGEAFLTAQSRTQDNYIQLKFSAEPGEQFGLRVRYQEAEIMENFIVPE; encoded by the coding sequence ATGTTAATTGACACTGCCATTGCCATCCCACTGACGCACAGCGATCGTCAGCAAGCCACTGACTTTTCCCAAGGACAAGTCACACCGGCGCGTCAACTTCAGGTCTATCGCAATACCCTCGCGGTTTGTGCGGTCAATATCTATCTCCAGTGGATGGGGGTCAAGCCGGACCTCGAACGGAGCTACAGTCATCGCGATCACGATCGCTTTGCGCTCAATGTGGCGGATTTATACTTACCCGGCATTGGCCGATTTGAATGTCGGCCAATCGCACCCGGCGCCACATATTGCGATATCCCGCCGGAGGTTCAAAACAATCGCTGCGGCTATATCGCCGTTGAAATTGAGGCTGAAGCACAGGAAGCAAAGCTACTCGGCTTCTTATCACCGGCTCAAATCAACTTGGCTAATGACCAGGTTCCACTCCGATCGTTTCAATCCCTCGACACATTCCTAGAAGCCCTCGAACCGCGCTGGGTCAAACTAGAAAACTGGATACAACAAGAGTTTGAACAGCAGTGGCAAGCAATCCAGGATTTCACGGGACCACAGTCACAATTAGCCTTTATGGGTACGGAAGCGCACGCAATGAGCATACCGGTCACGCCCCAAGACGTTCCGCTAGAACTGCTCACCCAACTGAACGCCGCTCAAGATGACGAAACTCGCTGGCGGATAATTGAACAAATCTGGACGATCGCCCCCGATCACCCAGCCACCGGCGTGCGTCGCATTAGCGACCTAGGGTTTTATCTTGATGGTGCTTCAGTCGCACTCATGGTCGCGATCTTGCCCAAATCAAACCAAGAATATGCGCTACTGGTGCGGCTGTATCCAATGCAAAATGCCCTATTACCTGAAGGCTTACACCTCAGCGGACTATACGAAACAGGAGAAGCATTTTTAACGGCACAGTCACGCACCCAGGACAATTACATTCAGTTGAAATTCAGCGCGGAGCCCGGTGAGCAGTTCGGCCTACGGGTGCGCTACCAGGAAGCCGAAATCATGGAAAATTTTATTGTGCCGGAATAG
- a CDS encoding helix-turn-helix domain-containing protein, with product MDDFAQQVRQQRKAQKLSQQVLAKQVGISRNYLSEIERGEATNLSWQVRQSLADALGLSVDGRSTNADLPMGLEAFAAAAKLPQDDIQMLAGLKYRGQQPTTAEKWELLYNMIKMAVGK from the coding sequence ATGGATGACTTTGCTCAGCAAGTGCGCCAGCAGCGCAAAGCTCAAAAACTCAGCCAGCAAGTGTTGGCTAAACAGGTCGGGATTTCCCGCAACTATCTATCGGAGATTGAGCGGGGAGAGGCGACGAATCTGTCTTGGCAAGTGCGGCAAAGTTTGGCCGATGCCCTAGGGCTCAGTGTTGATGGCCGATCGACGAATGCAGATTTGCCGATGGGCCTCGAAGCATTTGCCGCGGCAGCGAAGCTACCGCAGGATGATATTCAAATGCTGGCTGGTCTGAAATATCGTGGTCAGCAGCCAACAACCGCGGAGAAGTGGGAGCTGTTGTACAACATGATTAAGATGGCCGTGGGGAAGTGA
- a CDS encoding ImmA/IrrE family metallo-endopeptidase, whose product MSQQLSYQHPGYAFLNRYGSLQGEEDVFYYVDFLRTEANLGDALPVNLSKIYQRFCIPAPIRVPLDEQQGILLNSYQGLILIRAADPIVRQRFTEGHELMELLFDAQADIQAEFNLEPWDEARKEQLCDAGAAELLMPRSSFTRQVARLGVSLAAARKFASIYQASLLATLIRMLELTEEGCALVLWRYALKPTEIRRDPSQAAPKLRIGWCKTNAQWQGGYIPKDKSIGADSLIAQAYQTGVAQIAETAFRWGGKQIDCHVEALPLKMGDQTQVISLLKLV is encoded by the coding sequence ATGTCACAACAACTTTCTTACCAGCATCCTGGCTATGCCTTTCTAAATCGCTATGGTTCGCTGCAGGGAGAGGAAGATGTCTTTTACTATGTAGATTTTTTGCGGACAGAGGCGAATTTGGGCGATGCGCTACCCGTGAACCTAAGTAAGATTTACCAGCGGTTTTGTATCCCTGCGCCAATCCGGGTGCCGTTGGATGAGCAGCAGGGAATTTTGCTCAATAGCTACCAGGGATTGATCCTAATCCGAGCAGCGGACCCGATCGTTCGCCAACGGTTTACCGAGGGGCATGAACTGATGGAGTTGCTGTTTGATGCCCAGGCTGATATTCAGGCAGAATTTAACCTTGAGCCTTGGGATGAGGCCCGCAAAGAGCAGCTTTGTGATGCGGGAGCGGCGGAGCTTTTGATGCCGCGATCGAGCTTTACCCGTCAGGTTGCTCGCCTGGGTGTGTCCTTGGCCGCCGCACGCAAATTTGCGTCAATATATCAGGCTTCATTGCTAGCGACGTTGATTCGGATGTTGGAGCTGACCGAAGAGGGTTGTGCTTTGGTGCTGTGGCGCTACGCGCTCAAGCCGACGGAAATCCGCCGCGATCCAAGTCAGGCGGCGCCGAAGCTGCGGATTGGCTGGTGTAAGACGAATGCCCAATGGCAAGGGGGCTATATTCCCAAGGATAAATCGATCGGGGCGGATTCCCTGATTGCCCAGGCGTATCAAACCGGCGTGGCGCAAATAGCTGAAACCGCCTTTCGCTGGGGCGGTAAGCAGATTGATTGTCACGTCGAAGCCTTGCCGCTGAAAATGGGCGATCAGACTCAGGTGATTTCATTGCTGAAGTTAGTCTAA